In a genomic window of Saccharothrix sp. HUAS TT1:
- the ileS gene encoding isoleucine--tRNA ligase has protein sequence MAYPKAGGGSVPSQPSFPALEEGVLDFWKSDRTFQASIDARPAGDNGSNEFVFYDGPPFANGLPHYGHLLTGYVKDVVPRYRTMRGEHVERRFGWDTHGLPAEVEAEKQLGFSSKSEIEAFGIEKFNEACRTSVLQYTGQWRDYVTRQARWVDFDNDYKTLDLDYMESVMWAFKTLWDKGLVYEGFRVLWYCWRCETPLSNTETKMDDTYRDRQDPAVTVGLRLETGELALVWTTTPWTLPSNLAAAVHPDVDYVAVEANGERYLLAEARVPAYARELGEEPPVVARFKGADLVGRKYAPPFDFFVGRENAHQVLAADYVTTEDGTGIVHIAPAFGEEDKVVTDAADIEVVVPVDAHGRFTAEVPPYEGQQVFDANKAIIKDLKEAGLLLRHETYDHPYPHCWRCDNALIQRAVSSWFVAVSRFKDRMVELNQQINWVPEHIKDGQFGKWLENARDWNISRNRFWGSPIPVWVSDDPAYPRVDVYGSLDELERDFGVRPTDLHRPTIDDLTRPNPDDPTGASTMRRVPEVLDCWFESGSMSFAQVHYPFENREWFEDHYPGDFIVEYNGQTRGWFYTMHVLATALFDRPAFRNCVAHGIVLGDDGQKMSKSRKNYPDVNEVFDRDGSDAMRWFLMASPILRGGDLVVTERGIRDAVRQAVLPLWNSWYFLALYANADGVEGTWRTSSEHVLDRYALAKTHDLVAGVTAQLDVYDISGACASIREFLEVLTNWYVRRSRDRFWAGDRDAVDTLHTVLEVVCRVAAPLLPLTAESVWRGLTGGRSVHLADYPSAADLPADDALVAAMDQVRQVASTALSLRKSNKLRVRLPLAKLVIAAADVAQLEAFTGVLRDEVNVKEVELTTDVDAHGHFQLAVNARAAGPRLGPDVQKVIRAVKAGDWAEVGGKVVAAGIELFPEEYEQRLVATDQGATAALPNSGGLVVLDTVVTEELAAEGVARDLVRVVQQARKDAGLDVSDRIALTLRLPAGVEEAVRRFEAFVKAETLAESVEHGEVAEGSAGVVGDGQQVRVAVAKV, from the coding sequence ATGGCCTACCCGAAGGCAGGTGGGGGTTCCGTCCCCTCCCAGCCGTCCTTCCCCGCCCTCGAAGAGGGCGTGCTCGACTTCTGGAAGTCCGACCGGACGTTCCAGGCGTCGATCGACGCCCGCCCGGCCGGGGACAACGGGTCGAACGAGTTCGTCTTCTACGACGGCCCGCCGTTCGCCAACGGCCTGCCGCACTACGGCCACCTGCTCACCGGCTACGTCAAGGACGTCGTCCCGCGCTACCGGACCATGCGCGGCGAGCACGTCGAGCGCCGCTTCGGCTGGGACACCCACGGCCTGCCCGCCGAGGTCGAGGCGGAGAAGCAGCTCGGGTTCTCGTCCAAGAGCGAGATCGAGGCGTTCGGCATCGAGAAGTTCAACGAGGCCTGCCGCACGTCGGTGCTCCAGTACACCGGCCAGTGGCGCGACTACGTGACCCGGCAGGCCCGCTGGGTGGACTTCGACAACGACTACAAGACCCTCGACCTGGACTACATGGAAAGCGTCATGTGGGCCTTCAAGACCCTGTGGGACAAGGGCCTGGTCTACGAGGGCTTCCGGGTGCTCTGGTACTGCTGGCGCTGCGAGACGCCGCTGTCCAACACCGAGACCAAGATGGACGACACCTACCGGGACCGGCAGGACCCGGCGGTGACCGTCGGCCTGCGCCTGGAGACCGGCGAGCTGGCCCTGGTCTGGACGACGACGCCGTGGACGCTGCCGTCCAACCTGGCCGCCGCCGTGCACCCCGACGTGGACTACGTGGCGGTCGAGGCGAACGGCGAGCGCTACCTGCTCGCCGAGGCGCGGGTGCCCGCGTACGCCCGCGAGCTGGGTGAGGAGCCGCCGGTCGTCGCCCGGTTCAAGGGCGCCGACCTGGTCGGGCGGAAGTACGCGCCGCCGTTCGACTTCTTCGTCGGCCGGGAGAACGCGCACCAGGTGCTGGCCGCGGACTACGTCACCACCGAGGACGGCACGGGCATCGTCCACATCGCCCCCGCCTTCGGCGAGGAGGACAAGGTCGTCACCGACGCGGCGGACATCGAGGTCGTCGTGCCGGTCGACGCGCACGGCCGGTTCACCGCCGAGGTGCCGCCGTACGAGGGGCAGCAGGTCTTCGATGCCAACAAGGCGATCATCAAGGACCTGAAGGAAGCGGGTCTGCTGCTGCGCCACGAGACCTACGACCACCCGTACCCGCACTGCTGGCGGTGCGACAACGCGCTGATCCAGCGCGCGGTGTCGTCGTGGTTCGTCGCGGTCTCGCGGTTCAAGGACCGCATGGTCGAGCTGAACCAGCAGATCAACTGGGTGCCCGAGCACATCAAGGACGGCCAGTTCGGCAAGTGGCTGGAGAACGCCCGGGACTGGAACATCTCCCGCAACCGGTTCTGGGGCTCGCCGATCCCGGTGTGGGTGTCGGACGACCCGGCGTACCCGCGGGTGGACGTCTACGGCTCGCTGGACGAGCTGGAGCGCGACTTCGGCGTGCGCCCGACCGACCTGCACCGGCCCACGATCGACGACCTGACCAGGCCGAACCCGGACGACCCGACCGGGGCGTCGACCATGCGCCGGGTGCCCGAGGTGCTGGACTGCTGGTTCGAGTCCGGCTCGATGTCGTTCGCCCAGGTGCACTACCCGTTCGAGAACCGCGAGTGGTTCGAGGACCACTACCCGGGCGACTTCATCGTGGAATACAACGGCCAGACGCGCGGCTGGTTCTACACCATGCACGTGCTGGCCACGGCGCTGTTCGACCGGCCCGCGTTCCGCAACTGCGTGGCGCACGGGATCGTGCTGGGCGACGACGGGCAGAAGATGTCCAAGTCGCGCAAGAACTACCCGGACGTCAACGAGGTGTTCGACCGCGACGGCTCGGACGCCATGCGCTGGTTCCTGATGGCGTCGCCGATCCTGCGCGGCGGCGACCTGGTGGTGACCGAGCGCGGCATCCGCGACGCGGTGCGGCAGGCCGTGCTGCCGCTGTGGAACTCGTGGTACTTCCTGGCCCTGTACGCCAACGCGGACGGGGTCGAGGGCACTTGGCGGACGTCGTCGGAGCACGTGCTGGACCGGTACGCGCTGGCGAAGACCCACGACCTGGTGGCCGGGGTGACCGCCCAGCTGGACGTCTACGACATCTCGGGCGCGTGCGCGTCGATCCGGGAGTTCCTGGAGGTGCTGACCAACTGGTACGTGCGGCGCTCGCGCGACCGGTTCTGGGCGGGCGACCGGGACGCGGTCGACACGCTGCACACCGTGCTGGAGGTCGTCTGCCGGGTGGCCGCGCCGCTGCTGCCGCTGACCGCCGAGTCGGTGTGGCGGGGGCTGACCGGCGGTCGGTCGGTGCACCTGGCCGACTACCCGTCGGCGGCCGACCTGCCCGCCGACGACGCCCTGGTGGCCGCGATGGACCAGGTGCGCCAGGTGGCGTCCACGGCGCTGTCGCTGCGCAAGTCGAACAAGCTGCGGGTCCGGCTGCCGCTGGCCAAGCTGGTCATCGCGGCGGCGGACGTGGCGCAGCTGGAGGCGTTCACCGGCGTGCTGCGGGACGAGGTCAACGTCAAGGAGGTCGAGCTGACCACGGACGTGGACGCGCACGGCCACTTCCAGCTGGCGGTCAACGCGCGGGCCGCCGGGCCGCGGCTCGGGCCGGACGTGCAGAAGGTCATCAGGGCCGTGAAGGCCGGTGACTGGGCCGAGGTGGGCGGCAAGGTCGTGGCCGCCGGGATCGAGCTGTTCCCGGAGGAGTACGAGCAGCGGCTGGTCGCCACCGACCAGGGCGCGACGGCGGCGCTGCCGAACAGCGGCGGGCTGGTCGTGCTGGACACGGTCGTGACCGAGGAGCTGGCCGCCGAGGGCGTCGCCCGCGACCTGGTGCGGGTGGTGCAGCAGGCCCGCAAGGACGCCGGGCTCGACGTGTCCGACCGGATCGCGCTGACGCTGCGGCTGCCGGCCGGGGTCGAGGAGGCGGTGCGCCGGTTCGAGGCGTTCGTGAAGGCGGAGACGCTGGCCGAGTCGGTCGAGCACGGCGAGGTCGCCGAGGGCTCGGCCGGCGTGGTCGGCGACGGGCAGCAGGTCCGGGTCGCGGTGGCCAAGGTCTGA
- a CDS encoding DivIVA domain-containing protein, producing MPLTPADVHNVAFSKPPIGKRGYNEDEVDAFLDLVEGELARLIEENNDLRQQVEQLDQQVETARADLEDARAKVAAGVGPSRVVDEPRRLAPVPPPSALEQTSPGGGGDHHVQAAKVLGLAQEMADRLTGEAKAEADGMLSEARTKSEQLLSEARAKADTMVNEARTRAETMLNDARTRAETLERQAREKAGALDRDAQRKHAEVMGNITQEKNTLEKQIDKLQTFEREYRTRLKTMLESSLRDLQDRGPAAPSDGRQQGGYSFGARAEAG from the coding sequence ATGCCGTTGACCCCCGCGGACGTGCACAACGTCGCGTTCAGCAAGCCGCCGATTGGCAAGCGGGGCTACAACGAGGACGAGGTGGACGCGTTCCTCGACCTGGTTGAGGGCGAACTGGCCCGCCTGATCGAGGAGAACAACGACCTGCGCCAGCAGGTCGAGCAGCTCGACCAGCAGGTCGAGACCGCGCGTGCCGACCTCGAAGACGCCCGGGCGAAGGTTGCCGCGGGCGTCGGCCCGAGCCGCGTCGTGGACGAGCCCCGCAGGCTCGCACCGGTGCCGCCCCCCTCGGCGCTGGAGCAGACGTCGCCCGGCGGTGGTGGTGACCACCACGTCCAGGCGGCCAAGGTGCTCGGCCTGGCCCAGGAGATGGCCGACCGGCTCACCGGCGAGGCCAAGGCCGAGGCCGACGGGATGCTGTCGGAGGCCCGGACCAAGTCGGAGCAGCTGCTGTCCGAGGCGCGGGCCAAGGCCGACACGATGGTCAACGAGGCGCGCACGCGTGCCGAGACCATGCTGAACGACGCGCGGACCCGCGCCGAGACGCTGGAGCGGCAGGCCCGCGAGAAGGCCGGCGCGCTCGACCGCGACGCGCAGCGCAAGCACGCCGAGGTGATGGGCAACATCACCCAGGAGAAGAACACGCTCGAGAAGCAGATCGACAAGCTGCAGACCTTCGAGCGCGAGTACCGGACCAGGCTCAAGACGATGCTGGAGTCCTCGCTGCGCGACCTGCAGGACCGCGGCCCCGCCGCGCCGTCCGACGGTCGCCAGCAGGGCGGGTACTCCTTCGGGGCGCGCGCCGAGGCCGGCTGA
- a CDS encoding SRPBCC family protein — MIRNVHTRLIPDSADLVDRVVELWPSDRWPALVLDRPLGAGADGGHGFVRYRCTGHEPGRRVEFTFAPSLGLVGAHAFEAVPGGLRHTLTGRPRGLMRLWWPLAVRWLHDALVEDLLDNAARAAGHPPARPARWSAWVRLLRSAVRRATRGAARRPA, encoded by the coding sequence ATGATCCGGAACGTGCACACCCGGCTGATCCCCGACAGCGCGGACCTGGTCGACCGGGTGGTGGAGCTGTGGCCCTCGGACCGGTGGCCGGCGCTGGTGCTGGACCGGCCGCTGGGCGCCGGGGCGGACGGCGGGCACGGGTTCGTCCGCTACCGCTGCACCGGGCACGAGCCCGGCCGACGCGTGGAGTTCACCTTCGCGCCGAGCCTCGGCCTGGTCGGCGCGCACGCCTTCGAAGCGGTGCCGGGCGGGCTGCGGCACACCCTGACCGGCCGGCCGCGCGGCCTGATGCGGCTGTGGTGGCCGCTGGCCGTCCGGTGGTTGCACGACGCGCTCGTCGAGGACCTGCTCGACAACGCGGCCCGCGCGGCCGGGCACCCGCCCGCGCGGCCGGCCAGGTGGTCGGCGTGGGTCCGGCTGCTGCGCTCGGCGGTCCGGAGGGCGACCCGGGGAGCGGCCCGGCGACCCGCCTGA
- a CDS encoding TetR/AcrR family transcriptional regulator, with protein MARRTRDDWTGVALLALAEGGVAAVAVEPLATRLGATKGSAYWHFPNREALLRATLERWERERTEAVIELVESAAEPLAKLRLLFATVLEGVGDSAVELALLAAGSDPVVAPVLDRVTGRRIGYLEELFGELGFAADAAHQRAVLAYSVYLGQAQLLSSTPHVVKARRALLEETLAVVMSRA; from the coding sequence ATGGCACGGCGGACGCGCGACGACTGGACCGGGGTGGCCCTGCTGGCGCTGGCCGAGGGCGGGGTGGCCGCCGTCGCGGTCGAACCGCTCGCGACCAGGCTCGGCGCGACCAAGGGCAGCGCCTACTGGCACTTCCCCAACCGGGAAGCCCTGCTCAGGGCAACCCTCGAACGCTGGGAGCGGGAGCGCACCGAGGCCGTGATCGAGCTGGTGGAGTCGGCGGCCGAGCCACTGGCGAAGCTGCGGCTGCTGTTCGCCACCGTGCTGGAGGGGGTCGGGGACAGCGCGGTCGAGCTGGCCCTGCTCGCGGCCGGGAGCGACCCGGTGGTCGCGCCGGTGCTCGACCGCGTCACCGGCCGCCGCATCGGCTACCTGGAGGAGCTGTTCGGCGAACTCGGCTTCGCCGCCGACGCGGCCCACCAGCGGGCCGTGCTGGCGTACTCGGTGTACCTGGGGCAGGCGCAGCTGCTGTCGTCCACCCCGCACGTGGTCAAGGCGCGGCGCGCCCTGCTGGAGGAGACGCTGGCCGTGGTGATGTCCCGTGCCTGA
- a CDS encoding snapalysin family zinc-dependent metalloprotease: protein MLRKALLSLAVAAAAVVVPLSGQASAEQASPPTAAAATVYYDTSSAPTYRSAIRQGAANWNSRVTNVKLVENAAAATLRYREGNDPRGSWASTNGHGSGTIFIDHTQARQYYVTRITAHETGHALGLPDHYSGPCSELMSGGGPGTSCTNAYPNSAEASRVNSLWANGFAGAYEWKTIYEQLPATVG from the coding sequence GTGTTGAGGAAAGCACTTCTCTCGTTAGCCGTCGCCGCCGCGGCGGTCGTGGTCCCGCTCAGCGGCCAGGCGTCGGCCGAACAGGCGTCGCCGCCCACCGCGGCGGCGGCCACCGTCTACTACGACACCTCCAGCGCCCCCACCTACCGCAGCGCCATCCGCCAGGGCGCCGCCAACTGGAACTCCCGGGTGACCAACGTCAAGCTGGTCGAGAACGCCGCCGCGGCCACCCTGCGGTACCGCGAGGGCAACGACCCGCGCGGCTCGTGGGCGAGCACCAACGGCCACGGCAGCGGCACGATCTTCATCGACCACACCCAGGCGCGACAGTACTACGTCACCCGCATCACCGCGCACGAGACCGGCCACGCGCTCGGCCTGCCCGACCACTACTCCGGCCCCTGCTCGGAGCTGATGTCCGGCGGCGGCCCCGGCACGTCCTGCACCAACGCCTACCCGAACTCCGCCGAGGCGAGCCGGGTCAACAGCCTGTGGGCCAACGGGTTCGCGGGCGCCTACGAGTGGAAGACGATCTACGAGCAGCTTCCCGCCACGGTCGGCTGA
- a CDS encoding DUF167 domain-containing protein — translation MPDAFRFAIRVKPGARREAVGGRWGEGALVVAVAAPAVEGKANEAVRKALARAFGVRRQDVEVVAGERGRDKVVQVDPAPAGAPEVLARLLAG, via the coding sequence GTGCCTGACGCGTTCCGGTTCGCGATCCGGGTCAAGCCGGGCGCGAGGCGCGAGGCCGTCGGCGGCCGGTGGGGCGAGGGCGCGCTGGTCGTCGCGGTGGCCGCGCCCGCCGTGGAGGGCAAGGCGAACGAGGCCGTGCGCAAGGCGCTGGCCAGGGCGTTCGGCGTGCGCCGGCAGGACGTCGAGGTGGTCGCGGGCGAGCGCGGCCGGGACAAGGTCGTGCAGGTCGACCCCGCCCCGGCCGGTGCTCCCGAGGTGCTGGCGCGGTTGCTGGCCGGCTAG
- a CDS encoding RNA polymerase sigma factor: MTDEQDPRLDHPRAEPVEAVPEDPEADEPGAAATASRTTHERQAALVVAAREGSRAALASLVAELTPLVWHVARGNGLDQATAEDVVQTVWLNLLRNLDRLVEPRAVAGWLIVTTRREAQRAWRDRDGRPSLSTDSAVDVPDDRWLPEPEALRDDRDRRLWHAFGAMPRRCQELLRLTVLAGRAEYRAVAEALSMPRGSIGPTRGRCLNQLKARLEQDDVR; the protein is encoded by the coding sequence ATGACCGACGAGCAGGACCCTCGGCTGGACCACCCGCGCGCGGAACCGGTCGAGGCCGTCCCGGAGGACCCGGAGGCCGACGAACCCGGCGCGGCGGCGACCGCGTCGCGAACCACCCACGAGCGGCAGGCCGCCCTGGTCGTGGCCGCGCGGGAGGGCTCGCGGGCCGCGCTGGCCTCGCTGGTCGCCGAGCTGACCCCGCTGGTCTGGCACGTGGCCAGGGGCAACGGCCTGGACCAGGCCACCGCCGAGGACGTGGTGCAGACCGTCTGGCTCAACCTGCTGCGCAACCTGGACCGGCTGGTCGAGCCGCGGGCGGTGGCCGGCTGGCTGATCGTGACCACCCGCCGCGAGGCGCAGCGGGCGTGGCGCGACCGCGACGGCCGGCCCTCGCTGTCCACCGACTCGGCCGTGGACGTGCCGGACGACCGCTGGCTCCCGGAGCCCGAGGCGTTGCGCGACGACCGCGACCGCAGGCTCTGGCACGCGTTCGGCGCCATGCCGCGCCGCTGCCAGGAACTGCTGCGGCTGACCGTGCTGGCGGGCCGGGCCGAGTACCGCGCCGTGGCCGAAGCCCTCTCGATGCCGCGCGGTTCCATCGGACCGACCCGCGGCCGGTGCCTGAACCAGCTCAAGGCCCGCCTCGAACAGGACGACGTGCGCTGA